Genomic window (Bosea vaviloviae):
AATGCCGGCCTCTGGCGGGGCCATTTCGCGCACAAGAATGTCGCGGCCGCGGCAATGGTGCTCATAAGCTTCGTCGGACTCTATCTGTTCAGCACCGGCCGCAGGCTCGTCGGCGCTGCGATGACGCTGCTGGCGGTGGTTTTCCTGACCCAGACCGGCGGAAAATCCGCCAGCGCGGCACTGCCCGGCATTCTCGCCTTCGCCTGGATTTTCGAGCGCTGGCGAGCCGTTCGCGCCCCTATGGTGATTCTGGGGATCGCTGCCTTCAACATCCTCACGATCGGCTGCGCGGTCTCGCCCGCCATGCGCGATCTGGTCGCGCATCTCGGCATCGACCCGACCTTCACCAACCGCATCGACATCTGGAAGATCGGCGCCACGGCCGTCATGGACAACCCGCTGACCGGCTACGGCTTCCAGCTGTTCTGGCAGACCGCCGACATGGTCCACAAGGGCGGCTCGGCGACGAGCTGGGCATACGCCGCCTTCAATGGTCACAATGCCTATCTCGACGCGGCGGTCACCACGGGCATTCCCGGTCTGGTCCTGACCCTGGTCTGGGTCGTCTGGGTGCCGCTGCGCGACATAGCCCGGGCTGAGGCCTCGGCAAACGATCCCGCATTGACGCGCCTCTTCGTGCGAATCTGGCTCTATGGGATCGTGATGGCTTGCGTCGAGAGCCTGTTCTTCCAGTCAGGCAGCCTCTGGTTCATGCTGGTCGTGGCGATCTTCGGCCTCCACCTCCAGGCCCGCGCGCACGAAATCCGGGGGGCGGCCCATCAATCGCGCAGCATGGAGCCGGCCCATGCGTAGCGCTGTCACGGTTCCTGCCCCGCTGGAACGCACCGCCCTTCTGCCGTCACTGCTCGACCGGTTCGCCGGCCGCCTGGAGAACAGGCTGATCCGGGCCGCGCCATGGCAGGTCATGCAGGTTCCGACACGAGAGCCGATCGTGTCCTTCACCTTCGACGACGTGCCCGATTCCGCCCTCCGGGCGGGCGCGGCGATCCTCGAAGCCGAGGGTGCGCGCGGCACATTCTATATTTCCGGAGGCCTGCAGGGGCGGGTCGAGCCCAATCGCACCCTGATCGACCTGGCGGGCTGCAAGGAGCTCGCGGCGCGGGGTCACGAGATCGGCTGCCATACCTATGCGCATCGGGATTTGCGGCATGTCGACAGCAAGTCCCTGACCGAAGACCTCGACCGCAATGCGCGCTATCTCGACGCGGCCGATCCGCGGCAGGGGCGGCGCAATTTCGCCTATCCCTACAACAGCGGCTCCTTCGGGAAACGGGATGCCCTGGCCCGCGCCTTCCGCACCTGCCGCGCCGGAGGCGAGGGGATCAATCGCGGCCCGACGGACCCGACCTTCCTGCGGGCGGTCGAGATCCGGCAGCCGCAGCAATCCGTGCTGGGGCTGGCCCGCTGGATCGACGCGCTGGCCGCCCAGCCGGGCTGGCTGATCTTCTTCACACACGACATCTCACCGACGCCGACCCCCTATGGCTGCACGGCCACCGGCTTCCGGTTTCTGCTCGGATATGCGCGCGCCCGCGGCTGCCGGGTGCTGCCCGTCGACGCGGCACTCGACCAGATGGGCTTCCGGGAGCAGGCGAGATGACGCGCCCCCAACGGCTCCTGGCCATCAACAATTACTTCTATCGGCGCGGCGGCGCCGAGAGCGTTTTCCTCGACCATATCGACATGTTCGAGGCGGCCGGCTGGGACGTGGTGCCCTTCGCGATGCAGCATCCCGCCAACCTGCCGAGTGCCTGGTCCGACTATTTCGTCTCCGAGATCGAATATGGTGGGGCCGGCGGGCCGGTCACGAAAGCCAGGCAGGCCGCCAAGGTCATCTTTTCGCTGGAGGCTCGCCGGAAGATCCGCGAGCTGGTCAGGCGCGCACCGCCAGCGGTGGCGCACGCCCACAACGTCTACCATCACATATCGCCGTCGATCTTCGGCGCCCTCAAGGCCGAGGGCGTGCCGCTGGTCATGACGGCACACGATCTGAAGGTCGCCTGCCCGGCCTATAAGATGCTGAGCGGGGGCCGCGTCTGCGAGCGCTGCCATGGCGGTCGCATCCACAATGTCCTGCTCCATCGCTGCGTCAAGGATTCGGCCGTGGTGAGCGGGCTCGTCTTGATGGAGACCCTGGTTCACCGAAGCCTTGGCCTCTATCGCGACACGATCGATCGTCTCATCGCCCCGAGCCGCTTCTACCGCGACAAGCTGGTCGCCTGGGGATGGGACGCAAACCGGATCGCCTATATCCCGAACTGCATCGATGCGAGCCAGTTCACGCCCCCGTCCGACGAAGGCGACTACTTCGTCTATGCGGGACGGCTCGCCCCGGAGAAGGGGCTGGCGACGCTCGTGCACGCCGCCGCGCTGTCGCGTCAGCGGCTGGTCCTGGCCGGTGGTGGTCCCGAGGAGCAGGCCTTGCGCCGCCTCGCGCAGGATCTTGGCGCCGATGTGGCCTTCACCGGACATCTCGACAAGCCGGAGCTGAAGCGGCTGATCGGCGAAGCGCGCGCGCTGGTTCTCCCTTCCGAATGGTACGAGAACGCGCCCGTCAGCATCCTCGAGGCCTACGCGCTCGGGCGCCCGGTCATCGGCACGCGGATCGGAGGCATTCCGGAACTCGTCGCCCATAACCAGACCGGCGTCCTGGTCGAGCCGGGCAACCCCTCGATGCTGGCCGATGCGCTCGTCAGCGT
Coding sequences:
- a CDS encoding O-antigen ligase family protein — translated: MTLTNHKHESASEGFAGALLFTATLLFYLVTLTPFIDLSAADASAAATGKSNMINQLVYLGLTAALWWTVLNSPARQLVGRPRTILVALLVWFGIVSALSLHPDLALKRVFLATLTIANGSVLLLLPRSERQFAGMLTLGCLGTLGLAYLGVALLPHFSIHQASEIREPMNAGLWRGHFAHKNVAAAAMVLISFVGLYLFSTGRRLVGAAMTLLAVVFLTQTGGKSASAALPGILAFAWIFERWRAVRAPMVILGIAAFNILTIGCAVSPAMRDLVAHLGIDPTFTNRIDIWKIGATAVMDNPLTGYGFQLFWQTADMVHKGGSATSWAYAAFNGHNAYLDAAVTTGIPGLVLTLVWVVWVPLRDIARAEASANDPALTRLFVRIWLYGIVMACVESLFFQSGSLWFMLVVAIFGLHLQARAHEIRGAAHQSRSMEPAHA
- a CDS encoding polysaccharide deacetylase family protein, which gives rise to MRSAVTVPAPLERTALLPSLLDRFAGRLENRLIRAAPWQVMQVPTREPIVSFTFDDVPDSALRAGAAILEAEGARGTFYISGGLQGRVEPNRTLIDLAGCKELAARGHEIGCHTYAHRDLRHVDSKSLTEDLDRNARYLDAADPRQGRRNFAYPYNSGSFGKRDALARAFRTCRAGGEGINRGPTDPTFLRAVEIRQPQQSVLGLARWIDALAAQPGWLIFFTHDISPTPTPYGCTATGFRFLLGYARARGCRVLPVDAALDQMGFREQAR
- a CDS encoding glycosyltransferase family 4 protein — its product is MTRPQRLLAINNYFYRRGGAESVFLDHIDMFEAAGWDVVPFAMQHPANLPSAWSDYFVSEIEYGGAGGPVTKARQAAKVIFSLEARRKIRELVRRAPPAVAHAHNVYHHISPSIFGALKAEGVPLVMTAHDLKVACPAYKMLSGGRVCERCHGGRIHNVLLHRCVKDSAVVSGLVLMETLVHRSLGLYRDTIDRLIAPSRFYRDKLVAWGWDANRIAYIPNCIDASQFTPPSDEGDYFVYAGRLAPEKGLATLVHAAALSRQRLVLAGGGPEEQALRRLAQDLGADVAFTGHLDKPELKRLIGEARALVLPSEWYENAPVSILEAYALGRPVIGTRIGGIPELVAHNQTGVLVEPGNPSMLADALVSVANLSPTARAGLGATGRDWVRREFSPELYRDRTMDLYEALG